One window of Saccharopolyspora phatthalungensis genomic DNA carries:
- a CDS encoding TetR/AcrR family transcriptional regulator: MSPASSRKGATGETPPRSRRRRTDVQTTEANGRASARRELVENEIYEHAARLFGERGFAGTNLQDIADAVGLTRPALYYYVKSKDELLAKLVTEITEAPAAQLREINARTDLDATGKLRMIAQALVTRQASHPARFRVIIRSEAELPEELSRAHESGKRAVLREVTKVVDEGIRSGQFRPVDPRTAALGVIGMFNWVAWWFRADGRETIDSVADQLAAMAVAAVAQQGHRVPEEAGPAAAIALIRQDLDFLERVIGS; this comes from the coding sequence ATGAGTCCCGCGTCATCCCGCAAGGGTGCCACCGGTGAGACGCCGCCACGCTCCCGCCGGCGGCGCACCGATGTGCAAACGACCGAAGCCAACGGTCGTGCGTCCGCCCGCCGGGAGTTGGTGGAGAACGAGATCTACGAGCACGCCGCGCGCCTGTTCGGCGAGCGAGGCTTCGCCGGCACCAACCTGCAGGACATCGCCGATGCGGTCGGCCTGACCCGGCCCGCGCTGTACTACTACGTCAAGAGCAAGGACGAACTGCTGGCCAAACTGGTCACCGAGATCACCGAAGCTCCAGCCGCCCAGCTACGAGAGATCAACGCGCGCACGGATCTCGATGCCACGGGCAAGCTCCGCATGATCGCCCAGGCCCTGGTGACCCGGCAGGCCAGCCACCCGGCCCGATTCCGGGTGATCATCCGTTCCGAGGCGGAGCTGCCCGAGGAACTGTCCCGCGCTCATGAAAGCGGTAAGCGAGCCGTGCTGCGCGAAGTCACCAAGGTCGTCGACGAAGGCATCCGCTCCGGGCAGTTCCGGCCGGTGGATCCGAGGACCGCGGCCCTCGGGGTCATCGGGATGTTCAACTGGGTCGCTTGGTGGTTCCGCGCCGATGGTCGCGAAACCATCGATTCGGTCGCCGACCAACTCGCCGCGATGGCAGTGGCCGCCGTGGCGCAGCAAGGTCATCGAGTCCCGGAAGAAGCCGGCCCGGCGGCGGCGATCGCCCTGATCCGCCAGGACCTGGACTTCCTTGAGCGCGTCATCGGCAGCTAG
- a CDS encoding AAA family ATPase — translation MDPAFAAVHEVVLDRVAEDSTLPEPAKELVLAALEGSEELDAWLSGTHAVSSRRDSQPRTGARGVFLRSISVTGFRGVSSRATLHVEPGPGLTLVAGRNGSGKSSFAEAAELALTGGNARWNDKPAVWQKGWRNLHHTGQSSVELELVAEGAKPTHITWSWADDNLSTGEWSQHAHGEKRRPHPAAQWQEELVAYRPFLPYSELGKLINGRPSDLYDSLHRLLGLDSVRDAIKRLSERERTHRDHAKDVRCEREQLRDDCLALNDERAQECAVLLGEPDPDLTAVANLVLGDDSAVAQLAALRRITGLKLPSTQQVANAVEKLTVAIDKHSALSTAQAEAARNLAVLIRHSITHHKTTGDGPCPVCGHGTLNATWRRQAEHAADEHERHAKQLHDAQQDVTNALAAARELIQPVPEELQVEVAGVPTAEALHAWREWHALRTLPSGELSARLIEHHRALSDHIGKAQHAAISTLEQRNEIWQPLARRLSTWHDRAARLREQATRREQLTTALKWLTKTNADLRRERWEPFAEESQRVWRSLRQQSNVDLGDIKLAGGTVQRRVDLDVSIDGTRSEALSVMSQGELHALGLALFLPRATVDRSPFRFIVIDDPVQAMDPAKVDGLAHVLAATARTRQVVVFTHDARLTEAVRRLQLPATVWEVCRRERSQVEIRKIDDPADRYLADARALSETKGMPSGLCSELVANFCRAALEATSEKVFRARRLGNGDEHSAVESLLANAVKTHHKLTLAVLDDPSKDGELYARLRLAGPRAVDTVRACKQGAHRGHHGDLRTLINDTERLVRWLEKR, via the coding sequence GTGGATCCGGCTTTCGCAGCCGTGCACGAGGTGGTGCTGGACCGCGTTGCGGAAGACAGCACACTACCGGAGCCGGCCAAGGAGCTCGTACTGGCCGCGTTGGAGGGCAGCGAGGAGCTCGACGCTTGGTTGTCGGGTACACACGCGGTCTCGTCGCGCCGGGACAGCCAGCCGAGAACCGGCGCGCGCGGCGTCTTCCTTCGATCCATTTCCGTGACGGGGTTTCGCGGCGTGTCCTCCCGCGCCACGTTGCACGTGGAACCCGGACCGGGCCTCACTCTTGTCGCCGGGCGCAACGGGTCCGGCAAGTCGAGCTTCGCCGAAGCCGCCGAACTTGCCCTCACCGGCGGCAACGCGCGCTGGAACGATAAACCGGCGGTGTGGCAGAAGGGGTGGCGCAACCTGCATCACACAGGCCAGTCGTCGGTTGAACTCGAACTGGTCGCCGAGGGTGCCAAACCGACGCACATCACCTGGTCCTGGGCCGACGACAACCTCTCGACAGGCGAGTGGTCCCAGCATGCCCACGGCGAGAAACGACGACCCCATCCCGCTGCCCAGTGGCAGGAAGAACTAGTCGCCTACCGCCCGTTCCTGCCCTACAGCGAGCTGGGCAAGCTGATCAACGGCCGGCCCAGCGACCTCTACGACTCGCTGCACCGGCTGCTTGGTCTCGATTCGGTGCGAGACGCGATCAAACGCCTCAGCGAACGCGAAAGAACGCATCGAGACCACGCGAAGGATGTGCGGTGCGAACGCGAGCAACTTCGTGACGACTGTTTGGCGCTCAACGATGAGCGAGCACAGGAATGTGCGGTCCTGCTGGGCGAACCGGACCCGGACCTGACGGCGGTGGCGAATCTCGTCCTCGGTGACGACTCCGCGGTCGCTCAACTCGCCGCGCTTCGGCGCATTACCGGTCTCAAGCTTCCCAGCACGCAGCAAGTCGCGAACGCGGTGGAAAAACTAACGGTGGCAATCGACAAGCACAGCGCGCTAAGCACGGCACAAGCCGAAGCCGCACGTAATCTCGCTGTGCTGATCCGGCACAGCATCACCCACCACAAGACCACCGGAGACGGCCCTTGTCCGGTCTGTGGCCACGGAACGCTGAACGCAACCTGGCGCAGGCAGGCCGAACACGCCGCCGACGAGCACGAAAGGCATGCGAAGCAACTTCACGACGCCCAGCAAGACGTCACCAACGCCCTCGCAGCCGCCCGGGAACTGATCCAGCCAGTGCCCGAGGAGCTCCAGGTCGAGGTCGCCGGTGTTCCCACTGCGGAGGCCCTGCACGCTTGGCGTGAATGGCACGCGCTCCGAACACTCCCCTCGGGGGAACTTTCGGCAAGACTCATCGAGCACCACCGCGCATTATCCGACCACATCGGCAAAGCTCAGCACGCGGCGATCTCGACGCTCGAACAGCGCAACGAGATCTGGCAACCTCTCGCCCGGCGGCTCAGCACCTGGCACGACCGCGCCGCCCGACTGCGGGAACAGGCCACTCGGCGCGAGCAGCTCACCACGGCTTTGAAGTGGCTCACGAAAACCAACGCCGACCTGCGCAGGGAACGGTGGGAGCCGTTCGCCGAGGAGAGCCAGCGCGTGTGGCGTTCGCTGCGGCAGCAGAGCAACGTCGACTTGGGTGACATCAAGTTGGCCGGCGGCACGGTGCAACGCAGAGTCGACCTCGACGTCAGCATCGACGGCACACGGTCCGAAGCGCTCAGCGTGATGAGCCAAGGAGAACTCCACGCGCTGGGGCTCGCGCTGTTCCTCCCGAGAGCGACGGTCGACCGAAGCCCGTTCCGGTTCATCGTGATCGACGACCCGGTGCAGGCTATGGATCCGGCCAAGGTGGATGGGCTCGCACACGTGCTCGCGGCCACCGCACGCACTCGCCAGGTGGTCGTGTTCACCCACGACGCACGGCTCACCGAGGCGGTTCGTCGGTTGCAACTACCCGCGACGGTCTGGGAGGTGTGCCGACGCGAAAGGTCGCAAGTGGAGATCCGCAAGATCGACGATCCCGCGGACCGGTACCTCGCTGACGCACGCGCGTTGTCGGAGACGAAGGGCATGCCTTCCGGCCTGTGCTCGGAACTCGTCGCGAACTTCTGTCGTGCCGCGCTGGAGGCCACCAGCGAAAAGGTCTTCCGCGCCCGCCGGCTCGGTAATGGAGACGAACATTCTGCCGTGGAGAGTCTCCTGGCCAACGCGGTGAAGACGCACCACAAACTCACCCTGGCCGTGCTGGACGATCCGTCCAAGGACGGCGAACTGTATGCCAGGCTTCGCCTTGCCGGACCGCGAGCAGTGGACACCGTCAGGGCCTGCAAGCAGGGGGCGCATCGAGGACACCACGGTGATCTCCGCACCCTCATCAACGACACGGAACGCCTGGTGCGATGGCTGGAAAAGCGTTGA
- a CDS encoding flavin reductase, whose amino-acid sequence MLIPLPGNERDDAPEHDRPQWNVTTQQHRSFILVADAFARAGCRVRSTAVVEDHELAIGELEEVECTVGMPLRYGLRRFSAWERTECSAGLGGWCVRGP is encoded by the coding sequence ATGTTAATTCCGTTGCCCGGCAACGAACGTGATGATGCGCCGGAGCACGATCGGCCACAGTGGAACGTCACGACTCAGCAGCACCGGAGCTTCATACTCGTAGCGGACGCCTTCGCGCGCGCCGGCTGCCGAGTGCGAAGTACGGCCGTCGTCGAGGACCACGAACTGGCCATCGGCGAGCTAGAGGAAGTCGAGTGCACCGTCGGTATGCCGCTGCGCTACGGGCTGCGTCGCTTCTCGGCCTGGGAGCGCACCGAGTGCTCGGCAGGCTTGGGTGGCTGGTGTGTTCGGGGACCGTAA
- a CDS encoding alpha/beta hydrolase yields the protein MTSTSAHRLGAGRYLAAGERPEATVTSVHELTTADGATVRGVLANVPGATTVVCLMHPRQDVTHHPLVPLLLRAGVAVWTQHTRSVNNDLTLVHEQALLDVAAGMVFLREQGFDSIVPLGHSGGGTLYAYYLEQAALPAEKRLAATPGGRPTKLADAQMPVADGAIFLAPHPGQGRLLLGCIDPSVADENDPLSVVPELDPFNPANGFAEPPTSSTYSSEFLTRYRAAQRDRVARIDAIAREHIARAQEAKGRFNKTEDPADRRRSLAPRIITIFRTDADPRAVDLSLDPSERPYGSLFGKRPDLINYGLVGFGRLTTPEAWLSTWSGLSSNADFVRCAPGVTAPALFIELTGDQAAFPADSRRMIDALGAQDLTTATVRGLHFGGPIAEGEPTGNELAAAEIIDWLAKRHELAS from the coding sequence ATGACCAGCACATCCGCCCACCGGCTCGGGGCCGGTCGCTACCTGGCCGCCGGTGAACGGCCGGAGGCCACGGTGACCTCCGTGCACGAGTTGACCACCGCGGACGGGGCAACCGTCCGAGGTGTGCTGGCCAACGTTCCCGGCGCCACCACCGTGGTCTGCCTGATGCACCCGCGCCAGGACGTCACCCACCACCCGCTCGTCCCGCTGCTTCTGCGGGCCGGGGTCGCCGTATGGACACAGCACACTCGCTCGGTGAACAACGACCTCACCCTCGTGCACGAGCAGGCGCTGCTCGATGTCGCCGCGGGAATGGTCTTCCTTCGCGAGCAGGGCTTCGACTCGATCGTCCCCCTCGGCCACTCCGGCGGCGGCACGCTGTACGCCTACTACCTCGAACAGGCCGCGCTGCCTGCGGAGAAACGACTCGCCGCGACGCCGGGCGGCCGACCGACGAAGCTCGCCGACGCACAGATGCCGGTGGCCGATGGTGCGATTTTCCTCGCCCCGCACCCCGGCCAGGGCCGTCTGCTACTTGGCTGCATCGACCCGTCCGTTGCCGACGAGAACGATCCGCTGTCGGTGGTACCGGAACTCGACCCGTTCAACCCGGCCAACGGATTCGCCGAACCGCCTACCAGTTCCACCTACAGCTCGGAGTTCCTCACCCGGTACCGGGCCGCGCAGCGGGACCGCGTGGCCCGCATCGATGCCATCGCCCGCGAGCACATCGCCCGCGCTCAGGAAGCCAAGGGCCGCTTCAACAAGACCGAGGATCCCGCCGATCGACGTCGTTCGCTGGCGCCTCGGATCATCACCATCTTCCGTACCGATGCCGACCCCCGCGCCGTCGACCTGTCCCTCGACCCCAGCGAGCGCCCCTACGGCTCGCTGTTCGGCAAACGGCCCGATTTGATCAACTATGGCTTGGTCGGCTTCGGCCGCCTGACAACCCCCGAGGCATGGCTGTCCACCTGGTCCGGACTGAGCTCCAATGCCGACTTCGTCCGCTGCGCGCCCGGAGTCACCGCGCCCGCTCTCTTCATTGAACTCACCGGCGACCAGGCGGCGTTTCCCGCCGACTCCCGCCGGATGATCGACGCGCTCGGCGCCCAGGATCTCACCACCGCAACCGTCCGCGGTTTGCATTTCGGTGGCCCCATCGCCGAAGGCGAGCCGACCGGAAACGAACTCGCCGCCGCTGAAATCATCGACTGGCTCGCCAAACGACACGAACTCGCATCCTGA
- a CDS encoding VOC family protein: protein MTELDHRVRGVDHAAFPTFDPAGTVRFYRDVLGFPVVHSICAAGWGPEDHPDFIHFFFDIGNDDRIAFFYYFGIEPFNQSGRGDSYAAFGPDVPEYFIRSRHLAIHVDSQEDLLEYRRRLDNSQWPVEMQIQHETIESIYTHDPNGYMVELTRAMRPVTPQEDLDANLTIDALLDVVDAPEPTFAKLLARKAELIVARAAQWEAAQAQESNA, encoded by the coding sequence ATGACTGAGCTTGATCACCGGGTCCGCGGTGTCGACCACGCCGCGTTTCCGACCTTCGACCCCGCCGGCACCGTGCGCTTCTACCGCGACGTCCTCGGTTTCCCCGTCGTGCACTCGATCTGCGCGGCCGGCTGGGGGCCGGAAGACCACCCGGACTTCATCCACTTCTTCTTCGACATCGGCAACGATGACCGCATCGCGTTCTTCTACTACTTCGGCATCGAGCCGTTCAACCAGAGCGGGCGCGGTGATTCCTACGCCGCCTTCGGCCCCGATGTCCCCGAGTACTTCATCCGCTCCCGGCACTTGGCGATCCACGTCGACAGCCAGGAAGACTTGCTTGAGTACCGCCGCCGGCTGGACAACAGCCAGTGGCCGGTGGAGATGCAGATCCAGCACGAGACCATCGAGTCGATCTACACCCACGATCCGAACGGCTACATGGTCGAGCTGACTCGTGCGATGCGTCCGGTCACCCCGCAGGAAGACCTCGACGCCAACCTCACCATCGACGCGCTGCTCGATGTCGTCGACGCTCCCGAGCCGACTTTCGCCAAGCTGCTGGCGCGCAAGGCGGAGCTGATCGTGGCCCGCGCCGCGCAGTGGGAAGCCGCCCAGGCGCAGGAGAGCAACGCATGA
- a CDS encoding MFS transporter, translated as MTLEGYDVIAYGAALPFMLADSSWHLTVAQASLLGSLTPIGMLVGAISVGVLTDLVGRRRLILASVTLFSLAMLVSGLASGVPLFAAGRIFVGLGVGGVLPSIAALVFELSAPQRRNVNVALSFAGVGLGGALAAVVAAVIVPTAGFRAEYLVGGLAALVVLPFAVRYLPESLVYLRAAGRHAQAQRWAERLGFDATLATLPTPEPGNDGRRGRLTALFSRRYAVTTILFCLTTFASLLVLFGIYTWLPQLMRSAGYETGSALTFLLVLNLGTAVGALLLARSADRVGAKPVLVGAFLLAVVGIAVLSYPLPIVLLYVAVVLAGVGTVGTQTLINVFIASRYPVQVRATAIGTALSVGRLGGILGPLYGGMLLSSGLPTAWLFYGFALPALAGAVLVSLVPRSHRQTAPSAAESVASEVSAT; from the coding sequence ATGACGCTTGAGGGCTACGACGTCATCGCCTACGGAGCGGCGCTGCCGTTCATGCTCGCCGATTCCTCGTGGCATCTGACTGTCGCACAGGCGAGTCTGCTCGGTAGTTTGACGCCGATCGGGATGCTCGTCGGGGCGATCAGTGTCGGTGTGCTGACCGACCTCGTCGGGCGTCGCAGGCTGATTCTCGCCAGCGTCACCCTGTTCTCCTTGGCGATGCTGGTGTCCGGCCTCGCGTCCGGAGTGCCGCTGTTCGCGGCCGGACGGATCTTCGTGGGTCTTGGCGTGGGCGGTGTGCTGCCTTCCATCGCGGCCTTGGTCTTCGAACTCTCCGCGCCGCAACGGCGCAACGTCAACGTAGCCCTCTCCTTCGCCGGTGTGGGCCTCGGCGGCGCGCTGGCCGCCGTCGTGGCGGCGGTCATCGTCCCCACGGCCGGGTTCCGTGCCGAATATCTGGTCGGTGGCCTCGCCGCGCTGGTCGTCCTTCCGTTCGCGGTTCGGTACCTTCCGGAGTCCCTGGTCTACCTTCGCGCCGCGGGTCGGCATGCCCAGGCGCAGCGTTGGGCCGAGCGGTTGGGGTTCGATGCAACGCTCGCGACCCTGCCGACGCCCGAACCCGGGAACGATGGCCGCCGTGGTCGACTCACTGCGCTGTTCTCGCGCCGCTACGCCGTGACCACGATTCTGTTCTGCCTGACCACCTTTGCGTCCCTCCTGGTGCTGTTCGGGATCTACACCTGGTTGCCGCAGCTCATGCGCTCGGCCGGCTACGAGACCGGGTCGGCCTTGACCTTTTTGCTCGTGCTCAACCTCGGCACCGCGGTGGGAGCGCTGCTGCTGGCCCGGTCCGCGGACCGCGTCGGGGCCAAACCGGTACTTGTCGGGGCTTTCCTGCTCGCAGTCGTCGGTATCGCCGTGCTCAGCTACCCGCTGCCGATCGTGCTGCTCTATGTCGCGGTCGTTCTCGCCGGTGTCGGCACCGTGGGCACTCAGACCCTCATTAACGTGTTCATAGCGAGCCGGTATCCCGTCCAAGTACGAGCCACCGCGATCGGGACCGCCCTGTCGGTGGGCCGGCTCGGTGGCATCCTCGGCCCGCTCTACGGCGGGATGCTCCTGTCCTCGGGGCTCCCAACGGCGTGGCTGTTCTACGGCTTCGCCTTACCCGCGCTCGCCGGGGCCGTGCTCGTTTCGCTCGTGCCGCGGTCTCACCGGCAGACAGCGCCGAGCGCCGCTGAATCGGTGGCTTCCGAAGTGAGCGCAACGTGA
- a CDS encoding maleate cis-trans isomerase family protein translates to MTHHRIGLVVPSSNVTVETEMPALLARHPSAEFSFHASRMRMHNVSPEELRAMNSQRERCIDELADAGVDAVLYACLVAVMAQGPGEHRQVEKAVTAQLADRAVAAEVISSAGALVEALRAVPARRIALVTPYVRPLAEQVVAYLESEDFEVTAWSALEVADNAQVGCIPGGDVMAAARGLDLAGADALVISACVQMPSLPIVQAAEDEFGIPVLSAATAGAYTLLRRLRLPIDIPDAGSLLRAGRNSEAGLCRSPAVSAQ, encoded by the coding sequence ATGACTCACCACCGTATCGGCTTGGTTGTGCCCAGTTCGAACGTCACCGTCGAAACGGAAATGCCCGCACTGCTCGCGCGGCATCCCTCGGCCGAATTCTCGTTCCACGCCAGCCGGATGCGCATGCACAATGTCTCGCCGGAAGAGTTGCGCGCGATGAATTCCCAGCGTGAGCGCTGCATCGACGAGCTCGCCGATGCGGGCGTCGACGCGGTGTTGTACGCGTGCCTGGTGGCTGTGATGGCGCAGGGACCCGGCGAGCATCGTCAGGTCGAGAAGGCGGTGACGGCGCAGCTCGCCGACCGGGCTGTCGCGGCAGAGGTGATCTCCAGTGCCGGGGCACTCGTGGAAGCTTTGCGGGCCGTCCCGGCTCGCCGGATCGCGTTGGTCACCCCCTACGTTCGGCCGTTGGCCGAGCAGGTCGTCGCCTACCTGGAGTCCGAGGACTTCGAGGTGACCGCCTGGTCGGCCCTCGAAGTCGCCGACAACGCCCAGGTCGGCTGCATTCCGGGTGGGGACGTGATGGCCGCGGCCCGCGGCTTGGACCTCGCCGGAGCCGATGCGCTGGTGATCTCCGCCTGCGTGCAGATGCCGTCACTGCCCATCGTCCAGGCCGCCGAAGATGAGTTCGGCATTCCGGTGCTGTCCGCGGCCACCGCCGGGGCCTATACCCTGCTGCGGCGCCTGCGACTGCCGATCGACATCCCCGATGCCGGAAGCCTGCTGCGCGCGGGTCGAAACTCGGAGGCCGGCCTGTGCCGCAGCCCGGCCGTATCCGCGCAATAA
- a CDS encoding restriction endonuclease, giving the protein MAKTNWRQQRERQQREALRTQREYERLVAQQQREAERAAAQADRERKAQYAAEREAEAEERTAAVERRAEELTTLLLTGIKRRKVLDLVALKKPYLASQFNPGHLGTPEPEPSWERFAPPEPGFLTRMFGGESRRMRAVDQARIRFEQELLTHREREQHRRAELDKAQRDHQRSEAEGKRQADERNAEIDALERSFRAGEPAAVERCVRMAVETAQLPEGLPTEIEVGYRRDTGQVLVLRELPDTDVIPTETAFRYVKKRDEIESAQRKPTEVKQRYADLIAQLALLTLRDVFAATPAKLVDEVAVNCHLSTTDPSTGKRIRPCLLTVSATRADFDDLVLDRLQPRECLRHLNALMSPHPYDVEPVTPIFAPDLSRFRLTDAEEVAAGLDSRTVLVELTPTEFEHLVRELFEAMGMQSWVTQASRDDGVDGVAHNPDPIMGGLTVIQAKRYVKVVPADAVRALWGVMEDKKAGTGVLVTTSYFGKSSHDFAKRNERVRLIEGPELKHLIQQHLGKDVILGAKQPANRRK; this is encoded by the coding sequence ATGGCGAAGACCAACTGGCGGCAGCAACGCGAACGCCAGCAGCGGGAAGCGCTTCGGACGCAACGGGAATACGAGCGGCTTGTTGCCCAGCAACAACGGGAGGCCGAACGCGCCGCAGCACAAGCCGACCGGGAACGGAAGGCGCAGTACGCAGCAGAGCGGGAGGCAGAAGCCGAGGAACGCACGGCAGCAGTCGAGCGGCGTGCCGAGGAGCTCACAACACTGTTGCTGACAGGTATTAAGCGGCGCAAGGTACTCGACCTCGTGGCGCTGAAGAAGCCGTATCTCGCCAGCCAGTTCAATCCCGGACACCTGGGCACGCCTGAGCCTGAGCCATCGTGGGAACGGTTCGCGCCCCCCGAACCCGGTTTCCTCACGCGAATGTTCGGCGGTGAAAGCCGTCGCATGCGGGCCGTTGACCAGGCGCGGATTCGGTTCGAACAAGAGCTCCTGACCCATCGCGAACGCGAGCAACATCGCCGCGCTGAACTGGACAAAGCGCAGCGAGACCATCAGCGATCGGAAGCCGAAGGCAAGCGTCAGGCGGACGAGCGAAATGCCGAGATCGACGCGCTGGAGCGGTCTTTTCGCGCTGGTGAACCAGCTGCGGTCGAGCGTTGCGTGCGCATGGCGGTGGAAACGGCGCAGCTGCCCGAAGGCCTCCCGACCGAAATAGAAGTCGGCTACCGCAGGGACACCGGTCAGGTCTTGGTGCTTCGCGAACTGCCGGACACCGACGTCATCCCGACCGAGACAGCATTCCGGTATGTCAAGAAGCGCGACGAGATCGAGTCGGCGCAGCGCAAACCGACCGAAGTCAAGCAACGATATGCCGATCTGATCGCGCAGTTGGCCCTGTTGACACTGCGTGATGTGTTCGCGGCCACGCCCGCGAAGCTGGTCGACGAAGTCGCGGTGAACTGCCACTTGTCCACAACGGACCCTTCCACCGGCAAGCGAATCCGCCCCTGCCTGCTCACCGTCTCGGCTACGCGCGCCGACTTCGACGACCTGGTGCTGGACCGACTCCAGCCCCGGGAGTGCCTGCGCCACCTCAACGCCCTGATGTCGCCACACCCGTACGATGTCGAGCCCGTCACGCCAATCTTCGCACCCGACCTGTCCCGATTCCGGTTGACCGACGCCGAAGAAGTGGCGGCCGGCCTGGATTCCCGCACGGTGCTCGTCGAGCTCACGCCGACCGAGTTCGAACACCTAGTCCGCGAACTCTTCGAGGCGATGGGAATGCAGTCGTGGGTCACGCAAGCCTCCCGCGACGACGGTGTGGACGGGGTAGCGCACAACCCCGATCCGATCATGGGCGGGCTGACGGTCATCCAGGCGAAGCGTTACGTCAAGGTGGTGCCGGCCGATGCGGTACGGGCCCTGTGGGGCGTGATGGAGGACAAGAAAGCAGGTACGGGGGTGCTGGTCACCACCTCGTACTTCGGCAAGTCCAGCCACGACTTCGCCAAGCGCAACGAGCGTGTACGGCTGATCGAAGGGCCAGAGCTGAAACACTTGATTCAGCAGCATCTCGGCAAAGACGTCATCCTCGGGGCCAAACAACCCGCGAACAGGCGGAAGTGA
- a CDS encoding LuxR C-terminal-related transcriptional regulator yields the protein MHDFVLRRCDPAIHSAGRCRSWPCRAPAALDLRQTPGQRLEQPHRNGAFRGAAGRHRADQPAGRGRMFLSPHTVGFHLRQIFRKLHIRSRVELASYHRTPPADF from the coding sequence ATGCACGACTTTGTTCTTCGGCGCTGCGATCCGGCAATTCATTCGGCCGGGCGGTGTCGTTCATGGCCGTGTCGTGCGCCGGCGGCATTGGACCTACGCCAAACGCCCGGCCAGCGGCTGGAGCAGCCGCACCGAAACGGAGCGTTCCGTGGCGCAGCTGGTCGCCACCGGGCCGACCAACCGGCAGGTCGCGGCCGGATGTTCCTGTCGCCGCACACGGTGGGCTTCCACCTCCGGCAGATCTTCCGCAAGTTGCACATCCGATCGCGGGTGGAACTGGCTTCCTACCACCGGACACCTCCGGCGGACTTCTAA